A window from Calliopsis andreniformis isolate RMS-2024a chromosome 5, iyCalAndr_principal, whole genome shotgun sequence encodes these proteins:
- the Polr3e gene encoding RNA polymerase III subunit E — protein sequence MSNSDIMDSENDPVVKEIPVFLSKTLADKLFIFQYPVRPAREGYDNATFLKSSIKPENQEVLIEVAIDTHNVNYDHSKGEQIAINADGDPKTDQDDEEKAFDSNLMDKTVLQSSRALPNCSNYAVGIFQDGELHVTPLRGVIQMRPQFNYLDKSDKRVREEAKNMGEEYDEEEEGPKQVNVTFARQKPEFMKKMQEQSFQHHAQKSLEERWIHTNYMAANSTTAELTRLEMFCSATDETVNTLNLSNQQYLDLLAPRVKEDEYTKTEVSNCTSLNYIRTLPLLDQIRILLKDAKVISFGQLRSILSSDQETAAILKYLQQVGVLVQGNWVVNSELLYPKDSISSQNGIPAELMCRARDYILLSFTEHEFLDRKTISSVIKLPSDEIKEIFTNMAMHEPKKGWRLILPPTNEFIERYPEIAQRQEMFWEAKRKHLREAMEVQNQIPQRQRRKSNRESVGSENEERNVGRGRKTLRDSSLSDNDSGTEVVKHKKTIRSRKVSETT from the exons atgtcTAACTCTGATATAATGGACAGTGAAAATGATCCAGTGGTTAAAGAG ATTCCAGTATTTCTTTCAAAGACACTTGCtgataaattattcatttttcaatATCCAGTCCGACCTGCTCGAGAAGGCTATGATAATGCAACCTTCTTGAAATCATCAATAAAGCCAGAAAACCAAGAGGTTCTCATAGAAGTTGCAATAGATACACACAATGTTAATTATGATCACAGTAAAGGTGAACAAATTGCAATTAATGCGGATGGAGATCCAAAAACTGACCAAGATGATGAGGAAAAAGCATTTGATAG TAACCTTATGGATAAAACAGTATTACAGTCTTCTCGAGCATTACCCAATTGTTCCAATTATGCAGTTGGTATTTTTCAAGATGGAGAATTACATGTAACACCTCTTAGAGGGGTTATTCAAATGCGTCCACAATTTAATTATCTTGATAAAAGCGATAAACGTGTAAGAGAGGAAGCGAAAAACATGGGTGAAG AATAtgatgaagaagaagaaggtCCAAAACAAGTTAATGTAACTTTTGCTAGACAAAAGCCAGAGTTTATGAAGAAGATGCAGGAACAATCTTTTCAGCATCATGCTCAAAAAAGCTTAGAAGAAAGGTGGATTCATACAAACTATATGGCAGCAAATAGTACTACAGCAGAG CTCACACGTTTAGAGATGTTTTGCTCTGCTACTGATGAAACTGTAAATACATTGAACTTATCAAATCAACAATATTTAGATTTACTAGCACCACGAGTGAAAGAAGATGAATATACAAAAACGGAAGTATCGAATTGCACATCTCTTAATTATATTCGAACTCTACCTCTCCTTGATCAAATTAGAATTCTTTTGAAGGATG cCAAAGTTATATCTTTCGGACAGTTACGATCAATTTTATCATCCGATCAAGAAACAGCTGCAATTTTAAAGTACTTGCAACAAGTAGGAGTTTTAGTCCAAGGAAATTGGGTTGTAAATAGCGAACTTTTATATCCAAAGGATAGTATATCGTCACAAAATGGCATTCCTGCGGAACTTATGTGTAGAGCTAGAGATTATATT TTATTATCATTTACGGAGCACGAGTTCCTAGATAGAAAAACAATTTCATCTGTTATTAAATTACCTTCTGatgaaattaaagaaatattcacAAATATGGCAATGCATGAACCTAAAAAAGGTTGGCGTTTAATCCTTCCTCCTACAAATGAATTTATTGAAAG ATACCCCGAAATAGCACAGAGACAAGAGATGTTTTGGGAAGCAAAACGAAAACACCTTCGCGAGGCTATGGAAGTACAAAATCAAATTCCACAACGCCAAAGGCGGAAATCAAATAGGGAATCTGTTGGATCTGAAAACGAGGAAAGAAATGTTGGTCGTGGAAGAAAAACATTAAGAGATTCTTCACTATCTGATAACGATAGTGGTACTGAAGTAGTAAAGCACAAAAAAACAATCCGATCTCGGAAGGTTTCCGAAACTACGTGA